Within Ovis aries strain OAR_USU_Benz2616 breed Rambouillet chromosome 11, ARS-UI_Ramb_v3.0, whole genome shotgun sequence, the genomic segment ACGGGAGAGGGACCAAGCTCTCACGGCCCGTCTGCGGCTGCTTGGGGTGGGCTGTGACCCTGGCCCGGCTCTCCAGAGAAGCCGGGCTGCTCTGAGTCCGCTTGCAGGTTCCAGACAAGTCTCtgccttccctggccttcacAGGGCCACGGATCCCCCACAGAGCACCCCCGGAAGGCGGGGTCCAGTCTAGCCCCCGAGGACCCCCTTGCTCCTAATCACTGCCCTGCAGCCCTTCTGCGCCAGTCCCTTCGGTGAGAGATGGGGACCAAGGGCTGGAGGGGCAGGTGGGTCTGGTGGGCCCGCTTTGGAGGCTGACGGGGGTCCAGGAAAAAGAGGGGGACAGCACTGAAGCAGTCACTAAGGCCCAGCGGGCTGTGCCCAGGAGCGTGGGGAGGGCCGGCCCCTCACTCCTGGCCTGGGTGCTCACCCACCGACCACTTCACCTCTCCTGTCCGCAGAGTTACTATGTCTTCGTAAGTGGCTGTCTGGTCAATGTCCAGGCCCTGGAGACATGAAACGGAGCTCAGGCCTTGAACACTCCCCTGGTTGCACACTGATGGTGCCTCTGGCTGCCCCCCTCGGCCCTCGGAGCTTCCGGGAGTATAGGGGGTCCACCTTGCCCCTTACCTCATAGGTGTGATCTTCCTCCATCCCGGCCTTGCTGTCATCCTGgcaggggagggatggagagcAGTGTTAGCTTCCCCCACCCACTGCTGGGCCAGGCTGGGGAGGGCCAGGGAGATTGGTCTTGGGTGAAGGGTCAAGGGTCAAGGGTCAGGGTTGAGGGGCACTCTGCGAGAACAGCTGATGAATGAGGGAGTGTTTGAATGGGTGAGTCAGTGGGTGGGCTCTGGGGCTGGGGAGACGGAGACCCTGCCGGTGCCTGGCCGGCCCCCACGGTCACCTTGTCCAGCAGCAGGAAGATGGGCACGATGATGAAGAGGATGATGAGCAAGGTCTGGATCATGATGATGCCGTCTTTCAGTGTGTTCCGCCGCTTCAGCTGGGCCAGGGTGCTGAACCCTGGGGGGAGGTGGGTGGACCTGGTGAGGCTTGGTGCGACATGTCCCCACTTTGGGCCCGGACCCCTCAGGACCTGCTTCTCCACGGCTCCCCCAGGTGCCCGGGGTCACAGCCATCCCACACGGTGTGGCCCTCCCTCCTGCTggtggagggctggggtggggtgggtgttgGCAGGGCTCCAGGAGCACCCCGTGCTCGCCCTGgctggtgggggtaggggggcaggCCCCGCACACACCCGTGACCCGGAGCTCAGTGCCGCAGCCGTGCTCTGTCCTCGAAGTCCCCTTGGTGCACTCCTGCTTGCAGAAGTAGATGCCATTGTCCTGAAACTGGACGCCTTGGATGGTGAGGATGGCCTCGGAGTTGCTGTGGTTCTGGAGGATGCGGCCCTCCTCCGGGAGAAATATCTTGGGCTCTGAGTCCGGCTTCGGCTTCCGGAACCAGCTCACGACGCCCACATCCTCCAGGTAGCACCTGATCTCCACTGTGGAGCCCCGTTTCTTGGCCACGAAACGTGGGTGCTGCCAGATCCGGGAACAAGTGTTTCCTGTGGGTGTCAGGGCTGGGGTCAAAATCCTGCTCCTTGCATTCTGGACCGCTGGCCGACCGTGGCCCGACGCCCCCCAACCATGGCCCCTGTCCCGGGCAGCGCTGACCCCTGGCTTGGTCTCCTGGCTTGCCCTTGTTTCTCAGAGTGTGGGACAGTCATGAGGCAGAGGTGTAGGGGAACTGAGCCATGTGAGGAGCCGCAGGCCAAACAGCTGGACCCTGCCCCTTCCTAATGGCCCACTCTCCCCATTTGATTTTCCTTTAGAAGGGCCTGGAACCTTCCAATGCCTTTCCATGACCATTACAGTAGCCTGATGCAGGCCTCACCTTCTGAGGCCAGAGGGCCCCCAGGATAGCCTCTCACCTGGCCTGGTGCTCTCACCTCTCCCTGCCCACACCAGCCCCCAATCCTCAGGGTGACCCCGCAAATCCTCAGCCTGGCAATCAGGGCTCCCGCGTCAGTCTCCTGCCCATGTCTCTCTTGTCACCCCTTCTGCGTGGTCCTGCTCCTCTTTTTATTCCTATGCCTTTCTCAGCTTGCCACACTCCCCACCACCCATGTGCCCCAGGAAGCCTCCCTCTTGCTTGGTCCCCAGTCAGGGGTGCCCTAGGAACCCCTAAGCCCCTGCAGCCTGTAGGGGGCCCCCAAGGTTGCTGGCTCCTGCTGGGGCTAAGCCCAACTCCCCAGCCAGACAGCCCAGGCCTGCATCCCCAGTGGGATCCCCTCCTCCCTGATCTTTGGGACTCATGTTTGACGTGGGTGACCCTGGAGGAGTAGGGGTTGGAGGAACTTTAGAGCCAGGTCTTACAGAGGGAGACAGACCCTCAGGAGGCCTGGGGATGGGGAGAACCCAAGGGGGCCAGGGCGCCAGGGCAACCATAGGGCAGCTCGTGGACAGTGACCCCCACGTTGGGCACAGACATACTTGCTCCCAGAAGTTTCAGGGGAAGTTGCTGACCTTTGGGATCCCGGAGCAGGTCTTCTGTTTTGGCCGCCAGCACCATCTCACCTGCTGGGTGGGAGGAAGTGGGCGGGGCTGGTCCCTCAGAGTTGGCTGCCTCGCCCCTTCGTTCCCGGACCCACTTCCTCCCCCCAGGACATCAGCTCCAAGACCCCTGCCCTGGAGAGACTAGAGCCGGGTGGGGTCACCAGAGGATCTGATTCCCAGCCCCGCTTCTGCCCTCGGCCTTTGAGT encodes:
- the CD79B gene encoding B-cell antigen receptor complex-associated protein beta chain isoform X2, with product MAGPALIPGLNNWLVLGLLLLSAGEMVLAAKTEDLLRDPKGNTCSRIWQHPRFVAKKRGSTVEIRCYLEDVGVVSWFRKPKPDSEPKIFLPEEGRILQNHSNSEAILTIQGVQFQDNGIYFCKQECTKGTSRTEHGCGTELRVTGFSTLAQLKRRNTLKDGIIMIQTLLIILFIIVPIFLLLDKDDSKAGMEEDHTYEGLDIDQTATYEDIVTLRTGEVKWSVGEHPGQE
- the CD79B gene encoding B-cell antigen receptor complex-associated protein beta chain isoform X3 → MAGPALIPGLNNWLVLGLLLLSGEMVLAAKTEDLLRDPKGNTCSRIWQHPRFVAKKRGSTVEIRCYLEDVGVVSWFRKPKPDSEPKIFLPEEGRILQNHSNSEAILTIQGVQFQDNGIYFCKQECTKGTSRTEHGCGTELRVTGFSTLAQLKRRNTLKDGIIMIQTLLIILFIIVPIFLLLDKDDSKAGMEEDHTYEGLDIDQTATYEDIVTLRTGEVKWSVGEHPGQE
- the CD79B gene encoding B-cell antigen receptor complex-associated protein beta chain isoform X1, with protein sequence MAGRGLVGKRRGGGRLQPRQLHVFPQEPPLSRAWGWRQGEMVLAAKTEDLLRDPKGNTCSRIWQHPRFVAKKRGSTVEIRCYLEDVGVVSWFRKPKPDSEPKIFLPEEGRILQNHSNSEAILTIQGVQFQDNGIYFCKQECTKGTSRTEHGCGTELRVTGFSTLAQLKRRNTLKDGIIMIQTLLIILFIIVPIFLLLDKDDSKAGMEEDHTYEGLDIDQTATYEDIVTLRTGEVKWSVGEHPGQE